One window of Ziziphus jujuba cultivar Dongzao chromosome 5, ASM3175591v1 genomic DNA carries:
- the LOC107421056 gene encoding 2-methylpropanoate--CoA ligase CCL4 yields MENLKPSAANSSVLTPLGFLERASIAYSDCSSIIHNTTTYTWSQTHRRCLQLASSIAALLGIKERHVVSVVAFNIPAMYELHFAVPMSGAILNTINTRLDARTISVLLRHSQSRLVFVDQQCRSLVLQSISLFPPNSQPPILVLITDDDDDALMPAPSSSSTVEFTTTYESMVEGGDPRFEWVRPKSEWDPMVLNYTSGTTSSPKGVVHCHRGIFIKTVDSLIDWAVPKQPVYLWTLPMFHANGWCFTWGMAAVGGTNICLRKFDASTVYGLIDRHGITHMCCAPAVLNMLSNSPHNKKEQPLKNPVHILTAGAPPPASVLLRAESLGFVVSHGYGLTETAGLVVSCGWRKEWNSFPAKERARLKARQGVRTIGLAQLDVVDRNTKESVKRDGCSVGEIVVKGGSVMLGYLKDAEATSLCIGNEGWLYTGDVGVMHVDGYLEIKDRRKDVIISGGENVCSAEVESVIYSNPDVEEVAVVARPDELWGETPCAFVSLKKGLDINPCEKDIIEFCRQRLPHFMAPRTVVFKDELPKTSTGKIQKFLLREIAKSLP; encoded by the coding sequence ATGGAAAACCTGAAGCCAAGTGCTGCAAACTCATCCGTTCTCACTCCATTAGGCTTCTTGGAAAGAGCATCCATAGCCTACTCCGATTGCAGTTCCATAATACACAACACCACCACCTACACGTGGTCCCAAACCCACCGCCGATGCCTCCAGCTTGCATCATCCATTGCAGCCCTGCTCGGCATCAAAGAACGACACGTCGTATCCGTGGTGGCCTTCAACATTCCCGCCATGTACGAGCTGCATTTCGCCGTGCCCATGTCTGGCGCCATTCTCAACACCATCAATACCCGTCTCGACGCCCGTACTATCTCCGTGCTCCTCCGCCACAGCCAATCCAGGCTCGTCTTCGTCGATCAACAATGTCGTTCGCTCGTCCTCCAATCCATTTCTCTGTTCCCGCCAAATTCCCAACCTCCTATCCTCGTCCTGATTactgatgatgatgacgatgcATTAATGCCAgccccatcatcatcatccaccGTTGAATTTACCACCACTTATGAAAGCATGGTGGAGGGCGGTGATCCTCGGTTCGAGTGGGTCCGACCGAAGAGCGAGTGGGACCCAATGGTATTGAACTACACCTCCGGTACAACGTCTTCTCCCAAGGGTGTGGTTCACTGCCACAGGGGGATATTCATCAAGACCGTTGACTCCTTGATCGATTGGGCCGTACCGAAACAGCCTGTTTACTTGTGGACCCTACCTATGTTCCACGCCAACGGCTGGTGTTTCACGTGGGGAATGGCTGCTGTCGGTGGGACCAACATCTGTCTCCGCAAATTTGACGCTTCCACAGTCTACGGTCTAATCGATCGCCACGGCATCACCCACATGTGCTGCGCACCTGCGGTGCTCAACATGCTATCAAACTCTCCCCACAACAAGAAGGAACAACCCCTCAAAAACCCGGTCCATATCCTCACAGCCGGGGCTCCACCACCCGCTTCGGTGCTCTTGCGGGCCGAGTCACTGGGCTTCGTTGTGAGTCACGGGTACGGGTTAACCGAGACAGCTGGGCTTGTGGTCTCATGCGGATGGAGAAAAGAATGGAATTCGTTTCCAGCAAAAGAGAGAGCCAGGCTAAAGGCAAGACAAGGGGTCCGAACTATCGGGTTGGCCCAATTAGATGTGGTGGATCGGAACACAAAGGAGAGCGTGAAACGAGACGGGTGTTCGGTGGGTGAGATAGTCGTGAAGGGTGGGAGCGTCATGCTTGGATATTTGAAAGATGCGGAAGCGACGTCGTTATGCATAGGCAACGAAGGTTGGCTGTACACAGGGGACGTCGGGGTGATGCACGTAGATGGATATTTGGAAATCAAAGACAGAAGGAAGGATGTGATAATAAGCGGGGGAGAGAATGTGTGCAGCGCCGAGGTGGAGTCGGTGATCTACTCGAATCCCGACGTGGAGGAGGTCGCGGTGGTGGCTCGTCCCGACGAGTTGTGGGGGGAGACGCCCTGTGCGTTTGTGAGTTTGAAGAAAGGGTTGGATATTAATCCTTGTGAGAAGGATATTATTGAGTTTTGTAGGCAAAGATTGCCGCATTTTATGGCACCCAGGACCGTGGTTTTCAAAGACGAGCTTCCCAAGACTTCTACTGGCAAAATACAGAAGTTTTTACTTAGAGAAATTGCCAAGTCTTTGCCTTGa